The following is a genomic window from Oncorhynchus kisutch isolate 150728-3 linkage group LG6, Okis_V2, whole genome shotgun sequence.
GTTAAAGAACATCCATCCTGATTCTCTCTCATGCCTACAGCTGGAATCTTAGACACTGACATCAGTTTAAATGCATCCTCACAACCTGGACTGGCTGACAATAGAAgtggtggtggatgtgttgtGGGGGGTAATTGAGTAATATCTCGACAGGTACTCCCAGTACGTGAAAGGGACGTGGTTTTGTGTTCCAGGGGCATGTAGAGCtgccagacagaggagaggaacacagcgGGGTGGTGGGAGGAGGTTGACAGATCATCTGGCCTGCTAGGCTCAGCCCTAATGGTCTACAGATTACTTCAACAGAATCTCTGGCCATTGGtcttcatcattaactacaggttTATATTGGCTGAAAGGTAGAGAAGGCTGGCATCTGACTGCCCTGTAGGGAGAAGTCTCAGTGAGCAGAGCTGGTGAGAAGAAGGGGGCCGGGCTACATAACaccaaagatccaccaccatattttacactaggtatggggttattttctgAATATGCATATTTCTTTTGATGtaaaaacccaccactggtgtgcgtggccaatgagttctattttcatgtcatctgaaccaaagcaccggttccaatccaagtgccaatgccttTTAGTAAACTCCAGAGGGGTATAGTACGAATCAGGTTTGAGTTAGCGAGGTCAACTCTGATAACCGGTCATACgaaagtggctcaccttttagccagcCATTTCTATGGCAACGCATGCTTCAGAACTAACCTTCTCCAGGGTTCAGGCTAACTAACTTACCCTCAATGAGATGACTGAGCTGCGTATTGTGCACCAATGGAATCAGATTCCCTCACTCACCATCTCCTTCATTTGAGAAAGATGACTGGTTAAATGTTATATTCATTAAAAgtgttttgtaaaaaaaaatatcaaaatgCCTATCACATTACACATTGAGTACTGACAGGATACATTTGAAAGATCATGACAGTAAAACCTTAACTTCGTTGAAATGTTACTGTACTATCCAAATAAGAGCGGGAAAAAAGGTTATTGTGTGTATTGATTAGCATGCCAAAGCACAAAGACAGCATTAACAATACATAAATAAAACAAACTTCTAGACCATTTCACATGATAGCCTGCTGAATTTGATACTGTAACTTAACAATTTAAATGTGAAACGGCGACTCCCATGGTTTGATGGTTGCAGCATTGTCTCAAACAGTTTGGTCCTCGACCAGCCACTTGCAACATGCACGTGCAGTTACAAGCCTGGTAGAGTTAGCGGCAGGCAGGCGAGCAATTTCCACCCTCATAGTATGAATGAAGCCTGACCTGGAATGTGcagctaactgaagctggctagctttatAAAAGTCTGAGTAGATCTAGTTTCATTCGTAGTATACCCCTCAGGCGTTTAGATTTGTTGGATGACGTGAAAATAGGTCTTTAGCCTCGATATGGGTTTAGCATCTAAAGAAAGATGCAAATGCAGAAAAGAACGTCATAATTACTGTAAAATATgttggtggatctttgatgttatgaggCTAGTTTGCTTACACTGGGACCCTTTTAGGGCGCATGAaccgctagcgggacacctacgacaacatccagtgaaattgcagagcgcgaaattcaaaatacaaaaatcgtaatattaaacattcatgaaaatacaagtgtcttacatcatttaaaatcttaacttcttgttaatccaaccacgttgtcagatttcaaaaaggctttacagcgaaagcataccatgcgattagcTGAGGACAGCGCCCCTCATCAAAATacttttcaaccagcacaggcgtcacaaaatcacaaattgtattaaataaatcacttacctttgaagatcttcctctgtttgcaatcccaagggtcccagctacacaatgactGGTCgtgttgtttgataaagtcctttatatccaaaaagaaagtctgtttagttggcgccaatgATTCAGTAATCCACACGTTCAATATGCATACAAACGAATCCAAAACGTTACCAGTAAAgcttgtccaaacaagtcaaacaatgtttctaattcatcctcaggtactctaatatctaCATAAACAATCATatttaagacagagaatagtgtgttcaatagggaagataaataacgaagagcgCGCACCTCACTCACACGCCAACAGGACTACTTTTCTAATGAGAGACACCTTGgaaaaactacaactacttgCTCATTTttcaagaaacaagcctgaaacccggTCTAGACTGttcacatctagtggaagccataggaactgcaatctgggtcctatctATTTGTATATCCTATAGGCTAGCATTGAAATGGTCTGTGACCTCAAAAACTAAATTATTTTTTTCTGGTTTTCGCCtgtcatatcagttctgttatactcacagacattattttaacagttttagaaacttcagagtgttttctatccaatgctaccaattatatgcatatcctaacctctgggcctgagtaacaggcagtttactttgggcacgtcacaGTGTTTAACTAAGTCATTCGATATTCCAAACATTTCCCTGTATGCCGAAGAAGTtttaaggtcaacagcatcatgaacttCACCCAGTACCaagacattttagccaaaaacttggttgcctctgccaggaggctgaaacttggccgcaagtggatcttccagcaagacaatgaccccaagcacataTCAAAATATACAAATGAATGAATAATTATTAaccacaaaataaacattttgcaatggccatttcAGTcttcggacttgaacccgattgaaaaCCTGTAGTTTGAATTGAAGAGTGCGGATGAAGGATATGGATAAAGATTATGTATTGAGGAACAGTCTACGATCTCTCCCAATGTGTTTCCAATCTCAAAACATTATtcaaaaaggctcagtgccattatcattggaaggtgaggtattgaaaggtatgGGAAATAGGGGCACCAATCATTTTGACAACCAtcttgagaaaaaaatattttacttgttaaatatattaattataatctttctctgagcaattgtattagtataaagtctcattttcaaatgtttttgagcatacaatatagctcagtatgtattatttattttatagtattttttgctcatctttatcaagggtgccaataatttagGACCCAACTggagattaacacacacacacacacacactggacttgAAATGTCAGTCCAGTTTGGAGTGGAGGACCTATTGCAAAACAATGAACAGAAGAGATGAAGTCATCAAATTATGAACTTCTGAAATCTATTCAGTAAAAAAAGTGTTTTAACTAAGATATTCTCTGAGCAGAGAATATCTGTGAGAAAAGATCCTCCCAAGACTCAATAAAACACACGAGTTAATGTGTGATGAGATGAAAGCGGTACCATTTTCTGCAATGTGCAAATCGATTAGACATGCAAAACACTaataaaaaacacatttacaagCCCCTCAAGCCCTGACACTTCCCTGTTCACTGCTTGCGATAATAAGCTTCAGAAATAGCTGCTCCAGACATGGTACATAGCACCATCTTGTATCCATCCGTAAGAGCATGATCTCATACACACTCACCAAGTccatacaccaccaccaccaaaatcTATAATGGAAGGGGGAGGATGGGAGATAcgtatttattaattttttatgtATCACGCAAAAAACACCATCATATGCAGTTCATGCTGTCAATGTTGACTGTTGGGTTCTAAGTAACAAAAGGCTCTGCATAGGCTCTGGATTGTTGCAGGAGGAGTGTGGACAATCCTGACGATCTGGTTGGAAATGTAACTCCGTGCCAACATCAAGCACTACTGTAAATATTTAGCAGTCAGCACCCTGCTAAAGGCTCAGCTTTTTCTGACTGAATGGAATCAGCACTTTCAAATGAATTGCGGTACATGCATTTGATTTGTCGTAATGCAATGTAAGGCGGGGTCAGGGGTGGAGGAAGGAACCAGGTATACCCTCACAATGAGAAAAAAACAATTATGTAAATAATCCCACAATTAAGTAGTAGGCTAATTACATGACACTGTAGAATTATACCAAATAAATTTGACCCGTTTTAGGatattcagttggacaactgatcTCCAATGAACTGGCTTTACAGTGCAAAGCAGAAACTTTCACAGGAGACAAGCTCCCTCTAGTGGGTCACACAACATTATTTCAGAATACTGGAGATATGTAAAAGATGTGTATTAAAAAAAGGGACCATGTACAATATAACACtgctttacatttttttaattattacatttgacatgtttttgcATTGGTAAACCAACAAAATGTCTCTTTCaaagaaatacatttaaaaaaaaggagAAAAGAATGCATATTAAAAGTGCATATACgtcataaacaaaacatacaaataaattaacataaaaaGGTTTGACGCAGTCTCATGCACTTTCCAAAACTTATTTCATCCTCAAATATTTTCCCGGACTCTTTTTGAACAACTTCCAGAAGACTACAACTGTACAGATAACCACTAAGATAGTGTTATTGTAGTATTGTAGAAACGTGGGCTGCTGCCTGGTACTATTAGGTAGTCAGTATCTACAGTCCAGTGTGTCAATCAAGGAGAGAAGAATGAATCAAATTCCATATGACTGATTTACACGATCTAATTAGCTACCACTAACTATGTCAGATGTCcaagaccagggctctccaaccctgttcctggagagctaccatcctgtaggttttccctcCAACCCTCATCTAGAACAactagctggttgataagctgaatcaggttacaactggggttgaagCAGAAACCTACATGGaggttagctctccaggaacagggtttgagAGCCCTGCCCGAGTACTAGTCTATGCCACAACAGGTGTCTTTATGGCAACTACAACAAGACGAAAAAGTGTTCTTTAAAAACAAAATGGAAAACACTCCCATTGCTTAATAATGACATTCATCCATTAACTGACATGCCTTTCATAGCTAAATCAAACAGTCAACCAGTTCATAGAAAAGTGAAATGAGAGCAGAGTGCACAGGCAACACATGAGATGACTGGGCTAAAGATGGAGTCCATCTGTAGTTTCTGTAGTGTTAATAATGAAGTCCTTGCTGGTGAACAAGAGGAAGACTGATAACCTGCTCTTTAAAAAGAGAGCACCCTTTGAACACGTACTCCAGCATAGTGGAAAACAATTAACATATATTGACATAATGAACATGAATGTAAAAAGAAAAGATAGAGACAATCCCTTAAAACAATCTTAAGACTAAATCCATTTAGTGTAAACTTAAGTTAGAAAACAAGACAAATACAAAATGTTCAGCATCTTAAAGATTTTGGGTTACATCCGTTTCGCAATGTGGTAACATTCTCACATGTAAAAGAAATAATAACAATTAAAAATTAAAACCCTAAAACATACGTGTGCAATTAAAGCAATGGAAGACACTAACCATGCTCTCCATTGCTGGCATTTGGAAGATAGGATATATTGTACATTTACTCTCTGGTTCACATAGCAACAATCTATTGCATAGTTAAGGACATGCATGCGTTAGAGTTATCATGCAATACTGCTTTCCACAGTGTTGAAATGGTTGTTTCCATCGATTGACATCACAGTGGCACAACCATCTACTTAAAAGCCGAAAAGGATAATATTGTTGCAGGCAGCTGATTACTCTGTGAAAGCTGATTtcacaaataaaatatattcaAAGATGAGGATGGGCCATAAAATAAAGCTTTTCATCACCTAAACGTTGAGAATATTTTTTATGTCTATTTTGTGAAAGATGTGGTAAAATGTATTCGTAACATGGCAACAGGAGAATGTAACCGAACAGGTTTGGAACCCGGGTCATCAGTGAGACTCAAGATCATGATAAACTAGAGTCTAGGCCAAGACATTAAATCAACACAAGTCTTCAGAAGGGTAATATACAAAGCAGGATCAtggagttagccagctaacttgcaTAAATATTCTGAAATCTTTCTACAAAACAAAAAGTTACGTTTGAAATGGGTATGCTATAACTAACCATAAAATCAAGTTATTTCTGGTTGcttatcaaagttagctggctaattcATTGATTCTgttttgtagtatacccctcaggtCAAGGCAAAGTAATTCAGTGAGCTAGCGCTGTTATTGGATCAAAAGCCCACCATTTCACCAGTgtttgcagcagcagcagctcacTTAATGACAGTGTAGCCATGGGCAACAATAACAAGTGACAGGTTGTCAGGCTGTTGCTGAGCCCCTACACAATCATTAATATGTTAATAGTTCACATGTAACAGTGGGGGTTTCATTTTCAGACAGACTGTAGCTTTTGGCAGCAAAATGTCTGCACTGGGGTTTAATATTAAACTTGGTGCAGTAGGTTAGAGATAACAAATCTCAAGACCCTGGAGAAACTGGGTCTCTTACATTGTCGGCAAGCGAAATATTACAAAATGTGTTAAATGCCATTTCAGTAGAAGGGTATCTGAAGATTTCAATATGTTACAAGCAGACCACCAAAAAATGTTTACCCTGGTATCTTAAAATCATAATTAAAGTTATCATATTTAACATAGAAGGTAAGACTGATGAACAGTCTTGAGAACTATTGCACTGAAAGGCTTGGGCATGGTAGATTACCAAACGGGTTACAGCAAGACACAGGGAGAGTTCAGTAACAGGTCAAAGGCTAGAAAAGCTTTGCAGATATGGGGGTGGCACCAGATCTGACTGAAATGACTCGTCAAACTATCATTCAACTAAGGAGAACATCCCCATGCAGGGCCTGACAGTGGTACAGTTACGTAGGTATGCTTCAAGTAACAGCAAATAGCAAAACGTTCAGTGCAGTGTGCGTTATTTAGATTGAATTGACTTCATCCGAAGACAGGACAAAGGCAAAATAAGCACAAATGTTCAACTTAAATGAGCGGTGTTGGATTTTATCAGTACTATACAGCAGCCTCTGGCTGCTATTCCATACATGGCAGAAACGTTAATCTCTCATGAGGTACCACAGGTTGAGAGGTGCTACCAGGACTGATAACTGAACACATAGatcaggggtaggcaactagattcagccgcggatggtcgggggccggaacatatttagaataatttgtacactgcaaactGACCATAACTAAGCCCAAAAACAGATTGTATTTGAGAACAAtcatttcataccttgattacattgagacacgatcACGTCTCTTTTTTTTTATTCAAGAGAATACTTGGAAACAGAGCTCCTAAACTAAACACATTATTTGACCAAAAACAATTcccaaaatatatacatatatttgttTATACTAAAAACTTTGGGTAGTCCcccaaacccccccaaaaatcactTCCTGGCTGGTTTCGCACCACAGGACGCCTGTTGCTGACCCgacatagatatatatatatatttttcttcagaaCCTCAGCATTTTAAATATTTCAAACAGTGCCAGTATTGCCCTTTGAACAGCACCAGGTGTAGAAAAGGAGTAACATTTTAGACTACTCCACAAAATATCTTCAGACTAGTGTACCCTTACAGCCTTAATAAATGTCAAGTCCTAGACCCGTTACTCTAGTTTCACGTGACCTTTTTAAACCAAGTAAATGTAATACATAAAAATTGACAGTAATAGATTTTTTattaactgttactgtatatagcgtTGTTCTGGGGAAAAATATTCCATACTCTATTTACAAAGTGCTATCTTAAAACATTCCTATTCAGTTTTGTGTACAGTAGTAGACTAATACCATACTTTGCCGAAGGCAATGATTTGGTTCCATGACAGGATAGAAAGGCGCTTTTGATCATTTACATCTTGCTTATGAAAAGAaaaatacgtgtgtgtgtatatatatatatatatatatatatatatatatatatatatatatatatatacacacacacacacacacaagtatatatatgtatattatatactCTCTcaatctatatatatttatatcttAGGCACACGGAAAAGAAAATGCTGCATACATAAAACAACGAGACTGCTATCGATATATGACGTCATTGAGGCTTCTGTGTTGGGCGTGCAGAAGACTGCATGCTGGCAGAAAGATTTCTGGAGGACGCCTGCTTCTCAAGAGGCTTTTTCCCATTGGGGGGAGAATTAAGACTGGATTCAGAAGTGGAAGACTTGGATTTACCTATAACAGGCAACAGAGAGCGTCTGACTGGGGTGGAGGGCTTGGAGGACTCCTTTACCTCAATGACAACCTTGTTCACATGATGCTCTGAGGCACTGGCCGACCCATCCCCCTCCTGAACGCTCCGCCTGGCTGTCCTCTCAGATGCCTTTTTGGCCAGGATGCTGGTCTTACCCAGATCGGCCGACCGACGTGACTCTCTCTGGCGCAGGGCGTTCTTGAAGAACGACAGGCCCTTGTCCTCTGACTTGCTGCTGTGCCTAGGGTCCCTGCAGGAGACACTGGGGGAGCGCAGGCTGGTGACAGAGGAGCTGCTGATGGAACTCCGCAAAAACATCCTCCCTGGACGGACCCCCTCCGCAGTAGTCTTGGTGGGGGTCCGGGCTGCAGCGTTGCTGCCCCAGCGTGGTCTATCAACCAGAGGGCTTACTAACCCCGAGTCCCGACTGCAGCTCCTCTCCAGCAGCTTCTTCCGACCAGAGGTGGTCTTCTCAAGGCCAGAGGCACTCTTCTttatggtgggggagggggaagCGGAGGACAGCGGTGTGGAGATGCGTTGCTTGCGCTGGGGGGTTCCATCTGCCGAGACAGGACCCTTGGAAGACAAAGACTCTTTCTTTTTTGACGGGGTCCTGGCGGGCGTAGCACTGCCGCTGCTGGTGGTCTTGTCTTTAGAGGTGGTCGCCTTGGGGCCCTTTACCACAGGGCTGGAAGACATTTGGGATGTAGAGGATTTGGGGGTGGAGGACGAACACTGGCGCTTCTTGGAGTTTTTCTCTGGCTCAGACTTGATGGAACTCTTTTTGGACCTGGCGCTCTCTAACTTTGGGGCAGATCCGGCGGTGCTGCTCTTGCGTTTCTGCTCTTTCGACAGGGGGGCTTGTGCGTTTTGGTTCAGGGCTGTTATCTGGTTGTTGTTGTCCGTCGGGTCACTCTTGGAGCTCTTCTTATCGGCCGGCGTGGGGGCCCTGCAGTAGACTTCGTCTAGGATCCTCCTGCCATGGTCCTGGTCGGTGCTGTTCCCCTCCATCATGGCCAAAGGGGCCCTGCCACCAGGGTAGCGCTCATGCCGGCTGTAGCTACCGAAGCAAGACGTGGATACCTTGTCATCACaggcctctcccctctctcctatcctctccaagGGGGGAGAGGAGCGTGAGTCCAGGGAGAAGCGTGAGGGCGAGTTGGACCTCATATGGAGCTTGGCAGAGAGGGACCAGGAGGGCTTCATGCTGTTCTCACTGAAGGCCAGAGGACTGGCGATAGATGACCTGGAAGACAAGCTCTGACGCTGGATGCTCCGAACAAAGGGACGGGTCGAAAATCCACCTAAATAGATACAAATAAATGAGTTTACACTAATGCACTAGACTCAATGAAAGGATAATTTAATGCCCCTTTCTCTCAACTGGGCATAGTAACAGATCCTGTAAGGTTAGAAATAACTAgctaaaggagggagagaggagggcaaaAGAGGTGAAGATAGAGAAACCCAGTGTATCTGACCGTCATCTTCGCTGCGGTCCCCTGTGGTGAACTCCACCGACTCGCCCAGGGAGGCCAGAGAGGTGCGCCTGGAGGAGGCCCCGGAAGCCAGGCTGGCCGGCCTGCTGCCTTGGAGACGGTTCACCCAGTGGTCACACAGAGATGAGCTGGTGGAGCCTGGCACAGATAGACACGACAGTCAAACCCTCAGATCTCACAAAGATAAACAAGATATTGATGCTACTGTCCAACTAAGAGTGGACAAACAGTTTTAATGTCACTTAATGGCATTTCTCCTGTAGCACCACGTAATACACCATCTTAACGAAACATTAGTGTCAGGAAAATCCCACACTCCAAGTCACCACTGACCTGCTACGGAGCTGTTGGCGGACCAGGAGGGGATCGTGTTCCTCCTCTGGTAGAACAAGATGTAGGCCGTCTGCTGACACACATCATCATCAGCGACGGGCTGGACCTCACTGTCGTCAAAGCAGTACCACTGGCCGTCAACAGAGTTCTTACAGTAAGCTGGGGGTTAGAAGAACAAGAGATTTAGGGTGATGGTGAAGAAGCTGTCAGAATGTAGTGTTATTTTCCTATCCATCTACCTCCAGTCAGTGACTACTACCACCTGTATAggggtgactgtatagttcccctaaggaaaagcacctttagtaaatctgcattctctgtgagagcttcccatgtctggaatacactgccatcagacacacataactgcaccacatatcacactttcacaaaatgcttgaagacatggctaaaggtcaatcagatttgtgaacatggtccctagctgtgtgttgccactccatgttgtctgttgtctgtagcttgtgaggtgtggaaacactttgttgcttttatgaattttgtcttgctgctttttgttttatgctgctctgtctgtatgctacgtcttgcttgtcctatgttgctctgtctgtatgctatgtcttgcttgtcctatgttgctatgtcttgcttgttctatgttgctattgtctatattgtaattgtttttaataacctgcccagggactgcggttgaaaattagccggttggctaaaaccggcacttttactgaaatgttgattaatgtgcactgtccctgtaaaaataaaaataaactcaactcaactcaaccTTACTGCTAAACCACCGGTCTTACCTGTGTAGTGGCCTCCATGCATGTTTCCGTGGTGATTGCAGACGGCGTACAGGTCGTACAGGTAGTCGTCAGGGTTACGCCCCAGGCCGTAGGGTCGTCtccatggtgaccagtgagaggGCAGGCTCCAGCTGCTCTGGGACCTCTTCACCATGTGAGGAGCCATGTCCATGCCAAGCAGAGGGAACCGCACCATGTTCTGCATCTTCACCCTCCTGTCAGCTTCCTTCAGGACACAGCATTAAACACAGTACCCAGTAAACTGAACTGTCGCTACACATGCCTCAGACAGGCAGGTGACAGGTCACCGGGTAAGACTGAGTGGTAGTGACTGAACATGGACAAGACAGAACAAGCAACACTGACTGAAGGCAAACCAAGAATAGGAACCAGTCGGGCCGCCCAAAGCATGAGGAACTACCgttacaaaaacaaaacaggaaTGATTGGACACAATTCTCAGTGGGGAATTGGAAGGGGTGCTGAATGCTTTGTTGTTGCTGCAGTACCTGTCTGAACCTCTTGAGGTGCAGTATGAGCACATCAGGCAGGGTCCACAGGCTGAGCTTGATGCGGCCTTGCTGCAGCTGCTTGCAATGTGGGCAGCGCCAGGCATCATCCGGGGCCAGCTGGAACAGAGACAGCCCAcccatgcgcgcacacacacacacacacacacacacacacacacagccatcaagGAAAAGCTCCCCACCGCAGTGCTTTTAAATCAGTCTCACTCACAGAGGGAGTTCCTGACTGATCTACTCCATGTTTTCACAGCACCCTCATTTCTGTGACCAGTGCCAGTTCTTAAACTGACCAACTCCAGCCTCTGCTAACCACAGTGTATATTCAGTCTATCTGGTGTCCTTCCAGGCAGAGAGAAGCCATTATAAAAAT
Proteins encoded in this region:
- the LOC109893384 gene encoding ubiquitin carboxyl-terminal hydrolase 31-like; its protein translation is MRGCPTSQAIMSSKATTKEKKSGSFSKKLFRRGSVRSVGSFMGRVLRTLSTLSHFGSDGHAIEGDKDDGGFTLFKTGGKDSPALDDSDRFLGEKVPGVSGLKNHGNTCFMNAILQCLSNTELFAEYLALEQYRGVEETDEEKVKPKTNGVHLGRKGPHDRGEVTEQLSGLVRALWTFEYTPQHSREFKNAVSKSALQYKGNAQHDAQEFLLWLLDRVHEDLNNHPNNRPSIKPPVEEDDGGLEGPSLPLSTGSFVQELFQAQYRSSLTCPHCQKQSNTFDPFLCISLPILLPHTRPLYVTVVYQGKYSHCMRIGVAVPLNSTVSRLRDAVSRETKIPLDQFVLTEMYYDGFHRSFCDDDDDLDIIQESDSIFAFETPEMFRLENIRTKRGSLLANLNQNNLKFGNEMSRTPSFMQGAVIPATASANKNTGAEKMVLLICNRACTGHQGRRFGLPFVLYMDRTVTWDILQKEILEKMHHLLRPGVYIQVGPFSLRVVGVVGITYLLPQEEQPLCHPTVERAYKSCGQGGPPHVKIVVEWDKETKDYLFGLTEEEYIPDAESVYLHREQHHQPQACTLAQCLQLYTKEEQLAPDDAWRCPHCKQLQQGRIKLSLWTLPDVLILHLKRFRQEADRRVKMQNMVRFPLLGMDMAPHMVKRSQSSWSLPSHWSPWRRPYGLGRNPDDYLYDLYAVCNHHGNMHGGHYTAYCKNSVDGQWYCFDDSEVQPVADDDVCQQTAYILFYQRRNTIPSWSANSSVAGSTSSSLCDHWVNRLQGSRPASLASGASSRRTSLASLGESVEFTTGDRSEDDGGFSTRPFVRSIQRQSLSSRSSIASPLAFSENSMKPSWSLSAKLHMRSNSPSRFSLDSRSSPPLERIGERGEACDDKVSTSCFGSYSRHERYPGGRAPLAMMEGNSTDQDHGRRILDEVYCRAPTPADKKSSKSDPTDNNNQITALNQNAQAPLSKEQKRKSSTAGSAPKLESARSKKSSIKSEPEKNSKKRQCSSSTPKSSTSQMSSSPVVKGPKATTSKDKTTSSGSATPARTPSKKKESLSSKGPVSADGTPQRKQRISTPLSSASPSPTIKKSASGLEKTTSGRKKLLERSCSRDSGLVSPLVDRPRWGSNAAARTPTKTTAEGVRPGRMFLRSSISSSSVTSLRSPSVSCRDPRHSSKSEDKGLSFFKNALRQRESRRSADLGKTSILAKKASERTARRSVQEGDGSASASEHHVNKVVIEVKESSKPSTPVRRSLLPVIGKSKSSTSESSLNSPPNGKKPLEKQASSRNLSASMQSSARPTQKPQ